In Phlebotomus papatasi isolate M1 chromosome 1, Ppap_2.1, whole genome shotgun sequence, the following proteins share a genomic window:
- the LOC129799753 gene encoding AT-rich interactive domain-containing protein 4B yields the protein MQQVDDPPYLSVGTEVSAKYKGAFCEAKVRKVVRNIKCKVAYKQGLGSGTVSDDQIKGGLLRVGATVEVKHPDRREFVEATITKIQDCSQYTVVFDDGDITTLRRSALCLKSGRHFNESETLDQLPLTHPEHFGNPVVGGRRGRRSRQMQDDSSDDEEDVESTKPTPHEKEENIGKVVCVESTDTKKKSQKENWFPGLVVAPTAQDTVRIRVKDEYLVRSFKDGRYYTVPKKEATQFTREQAQKQDGVAVQAALEYLDNNTLPPHWDRDALFGISASSSDYEQEFDSDSSDDEPREEKDHFVAQLYKYMDDRGTPLNKGPSIVNRDIDLYRLFRAAQKLGGYNRVTSQNQWKAIALRLGFVPATTSITNLVKQAYKKFLQPFEEFNRKLGCTMVAHPRANRIKGRSLVRANSVASPKPVDPKETKSVSSTATDDFDNSESSSEPTKTKRKLSTNSGNGSGVVRTKAAAAVVEKIEEKPPKEEEPEPPPVKPTTVKGKAKVEKEVKDEAPPAKAAKAAAATPKEDSGKAQETAVTPTNTAKKDKPPSKVKNEEKRGRKKKDSEAGDKTDAKETKSDSKKSTESTDDFPVEVGDKLNVYYHEETVTYEAKVIEKSTQNGNPIFLVHYTGWNTRYDEWVPKDRIVENLTNKQKRTKSSTAKSSPAVEKAPASMPPTKSAAKRGRGGSRSDSQPPRSTTPSSITSNSSRTKSPATPAQRRTTRGQPQNLRRTSNNTDISSLHTESDTDSDEPVKKPSRATTSFTIPGKAGSGTVPQLPEAIVPVVAMRNVGKELQALKDEEEATKGRDYDLNQIRSEMKGFKEMKSPSPEAAEQSPTSSSHHDHKTSLFDLSDSNTDSSEQKSDVIKGKVTTTTSSSECDSFGDDDSQSSEKLSRVEKPQVPPVKEKITKKQTQSEKKKEAELLAEKNVTKVAVSVEKMETKAFTGKGQLKGNLMEKKKEEKGAKSTEATPAKKTPAAKEKTPTAKGEKKTPAEKTKPQATPKSAEKASKAAAAAAAAAAAAAAAAQQDKVPATASKEAPTEGDVYEFKEPEPFEFEAASAPAARKIPTPAAAAAEATVPAPAEKKGGKKARQAPTEEGGEVKASPAAKKAKKTPTKGQEVEKATKPAKKDDNLDALIPVHLIPIPNVKQASPVQQPAMSTTQAGPSDPFDALRKSPSFNLANTLSSTSPDIAAMSSGPEQPSISKLPIFTDDKFSKLSADVKRPLEGGSFKSPAFVNSFTNVLDAPCQFGGTIKDVFKGNEDDKTRMDAAKDLETVKKMFLTSESPFDMVEPPKIDVPSIADKILMKSLNTQQQSGAEVKTEESQSSPAAASGSGSALKSPELPNLIKTEPVPAPAAVKFEIPPVVVKKEVVEVAHPKVKTPAAVLASSEAGKVDPDMPPKNNDLCETIQKLESAIQKSSNLNRFTEDSSDSTDSEQRLVIEDESHSSEAVQVKEAAAAADKKESQQPVKVEKPLAVPPLKVDSITLKEESLSFATKFQESLYGIKSPEHPTLVPKLTQIQPEKDPSAATLKSPPTEDVKPDLTCKESFDDFFVEKKEAPSEGGGQINESISLLLCEETIPCSPVASGHLREAGESAKRLHNPHPITADIKPVPMDIETTEVKVEPQRTPNSSPRDSISPDDRHEETGTQKKRRRVRKSSESEATLPKRRKAVTRRTVTSTTNGSDSEDNSDPNTVHRTHLRRSPKPCQYNFLVQLDPALNSSQRIAILKKKIQELRKTYNQIKAELASIDRRRKKLRRRERENKKNQQKAAAT from the exons ATGCAG CAAGTGGACGATCCCCCGTATTTGTCTGTGGGCACGGAGGTTAGCGCTAAATACAAGGGGGCTTTCTGCGAGGCAAAAGTGCGCAAAGTGGTGCGGAACATAAAATGCAAGGTGGCGTACAAACAGGGCCTCGGTTCCGGAACTGTCTCCGATGATCAGATCAAAGGGGGCTTGCTGCGTGTCGGTGCCACGGTGGAGGTGAAGCATCCGGACAGGAGGGAATTTGTCGAGGCTACAATCACCAAGATACAGGATTGCTCGCAGTATACTGTTGTGTTTGACGATGGGGACATTACGACACTCCGGCGGAGTGCCCTGTGCCTCAAGAGTGGTcggcatttcaatgagagtgagacACTGGATCAGTTGCCACTGACGCATCCAGAGCACTTTGGGAATCCCGTTGTGGGTGGCCGTCGGGGCAGGAGATCGAGGCAAATGCAGGATGACAGTTCGGATGATGAGGAAGATGTGGAGAGTACCAAACCGACGCCCCATGAGAAGGAGGAGAATATCGGGAAGGTGGTTTGTGTGGAGAGTACGGACACCAAGAAGAAGTCACAGAAGGAAAATTGGTTTCCGGGTCTTGTGGTGGCACCCACGGCTCAGGACACGGTTCGGATACGCGTGAAGGAtgagtatttggtgagatcgtTTAAGGACGGCAGGTACTACACGGTGCCCAAGAAGGAAGCCACCCAGTTCACGCGGGAACAGGCTCAAAAGCAAGATGGCGTGGCTGTTCAGGCGGCTCTTGAGTACCTGGACAACAATACCCTGCCACCCCATTGGGACAGGGATGCCTTGTTTGGGATATCTGCCAGTTCCAGTGACTACGAGCAGGAATTCGATTCGGATAGTTCGGATGATGAGCCACGGGAGGAGAAGGATCATTTTGTGGCTCAACTGTACAAGTACATGGATGACAGAGGGACTCCCCTGAACAAGGGACCATCCATTGTCAACAGGGACATCGATCTGTATCGTCTGTTTCGGGCTGCCCAGAAACTCGGTGGCTACAATCGGGTCACGAGTCAGAATCAGTGGAAAGCCATTGCACTCAGGCTGGGATTTGTACCGGCTACCACGAGTATCACGAATCTCGTGAAGCAGGCCTATAAGAAATTCCTGCAGCCTTTTGAGGAGTTCAACCGGAAATTGGGCTGTACAATGGTGGCACATCCGCGTGCTAATAGAATCAAGGGCAGGAGTCTGGTGAGGGCAAATTCGGTGGCATCGCCAAAACCTGTAGATCCCAAGGAGACCAAATCCGTCTCGTCGACAGCAACAGATGACTTTGATAACAGTGAATCGAGCTCTGAGCCAACCAAGACCAAGCGGAAGTTGTCCACAAATAGCGGCAATGGCAGTGGAGTGGTCAGGACAAAAGCTGCTGCTGCTGTCGTGGAGAAGATTGAGGAGAAGCCACCCAAGGAGGAGGAACCTGAACCGCCTCCGGTCAAGCCGACGACGGTCAAGGGAAAGGCCAAAGTGGAAAAAGAAGTTAAGGATGAGGCACCACCGGCAAAGGCAGCCAAAGCTGCAGCTGCAACTCCCAAAGAGGATTCCGGAAAGGCACAAGAAACTGCAGTGACTCCCACAAATACCGCCAAGAAGGACAAACCACCGTCCAAGGTGAAGAATGAGGAGAAACGGGGCAGGAAGAAGAAGGATTCCGAAGCTGGTGATAAGACTGATGCCAAGGAGACAAAGAGTGATTCCAAGAAATCCACAGAATCCACAGATGATTTTCCCGTGGAAGTTGGAGATAAGCTCAATGTGTACTATCACGAAGAGACTGTCACGTACGAAGCAAAAGTGATTGAGAAGTCCACACAGAATGGCAATCCCATCTTCCTGGTGCACTACACCGGATGGAATACGCGCTACGATGAATGGGTGCCCAAGGATAGAATCGTGGAGAATCTGACCAATAAGCAGAAACGCACAAAAAGCTCCACGGCAAAAAGTTCACCGGCTGTTGAGAAAGCTCCTGCTTCGATGCCACCGACAAAATCTGCAGCTAAACGGGGTCGAGGAGGATCCCGGAGTGATTCTCAGCCACCAAGATCCACAACACCATCATCCATTACGTCAAATTCCAGCCGGACCAAGAGTCCAGCCACTCCAGCTCAACGGAGAACCACACGAGGGCAGCCACAGAATCTCCGGAGGACATCCAATAACACAGACATCTCCTCCCTTCACACGGAATCCGACACGGATTCCGATGAACCCGTCAAAAAACCCAGTCGAGCTACAACTTCCTTCACAATTCCCGGAAAAGCCGGTTCTGGCACAGTTCCGCAACTTCCAGAGGCCATAGTTCCCGTAGTGGCCATGAGAAATGTCGGCAAGGAGCTACAGGCCCTCAAGGACGAAGAAGAAGCCACCAAGGGCAGAGATTACGATCTCAATCAGATTCGGTCGGAAATGAAGGGTTTCAAAGAGATGAAGTCTCCATCTCCCGAAGCAGCAGAACAATCACCAACATCCAGTTCTCATCATGATCACAAGACCAGCCTGTTTGATCTGTCAGACTCCAATACGGATTCCAGTGAGCAGAAGAGTGATGTGATCAAGGGGAAAGTCACCACAACAACTTCATCATCAGAATGTGATTCCTTCGGTGATGATGATTCCCAATCATCGGAGAAATTGTCGCGAGTGGAGAAGCCACAGGTGCCCCCGGTGAAGGAGAAAATCACCAAGAAACAGACCCAGAGTGAGAAGAAGAAGGAGGCTGAGTTGCTGGCAGAGAAGAATGTGACTAAAGTGGCAGTTAGTGTGGAGAAGATGGAGACAAAGGCATTTACGGGGAAGGGGCAGTTGAAGGGGAATCTCATGGAGAAGAAGAAGGAGGAGAAAGGGGCAAAATCGACAGAGGCAACACCGGCTAAAAAGACTCCAGCAGCCAAGGAGAAGACTCCCACGGCAAAAG gtGAGAAGAAGACTCCTGCTGAGAAGACCAAACCCCAGGCTACTCCTAAATCAGCTGAAAAGGCCTCAAAGGCTGCTGCTGCTGcggctgctgctgctgctgctgctgccgCTGCTGCTCAGCAAGATAAAGTCCCCGCTACGGCATCAAAGGAAGCTCCAACGGAGGGAGATGTTTATGAATTTAAGGAACCGGAACCATTTGAATTTGAAGCTGCTAGTGCACCTGCAGCACGAAAAATTCCAACACCAGCTGCTGCCGCTGCTGAAGCCACTGTACCAGCACCGGCAGAGAAGAAGGGTGGGAAAAAGGCACGTCAGGCACCAACGGAAGAGGGAGGAGAGGTGAAGGCAAGTCCAGCTGCGAAGAAGGCCAAGAAGACACCGACAAAAGGTCAAGAAGTTGAAAAGGCGACAAAGCCTGCAAAGAAGGATGATAATCTTGATGCTTTGATTCCTGTTCATTTGATTCCCATCCCAAATGTTAAACAGGCGTCACCTGTTCAGCAACCGGCAATGTCTACAACTCAGGCAGGTCCATCGGATCCCTTTGATGCTCTCAGGAAGAGTCCTAGTTTCAATTTGGCCAATACTTTGAGTAGTACATCACCGGATATTGCTGCAATGTCCTCAGGGCCGGAACAGCCTTCAATATCGAAATTACCAATTTTTACTGATGATAAATTCTCAAAGTTATCAGCTGATGTTAAGCGTCCCCTTGAGGGGGGGTCCTTCAAGAGTCCGGCTTTTGTGAATTCCTTTACAAATGTCCTAGATGCTCCATGTCAATTTGGGGGAACAATTAAGGATGTTTTCAAGGGGAATGAAGATGACAAAACACGAATGGATGCAGCTAAGGATTTGGAAACGGTAAAAAAGATGTTCCTGACATCTGAGTCACCCTTTGATATGGTTGAACCACCGAAGATTGATGTACCATCAATTGCTGATAAGATTCTCATGAAATCCTTGAATACTCAGCAACAAAGTGGCGCGGAGGTGAAAACGGAAGAATCCCAATCATCTCCAGCTGCAGCTTCTGGATCTGGGAGTGCATTGAAGTCACCAGAATTGCCGAATTTGATTAAAACTGAACCTGTTCCAGCTCCAGCTGCGGTTAAATTTGAGATTCCGCCGGTTGTTGTTAAGAAGGAAGTAGTGGAAGTGGCACATCCAAAGGTGAAGACACCAGCAGCAGTATTGGCAAGTTCAGAAGCTGGAAAGGTAGATCCGGATATGCCACCGAAAAATAATGATCTCTGTGAGACAATTCAGAAATTGGAATCGGCCATTCAGAAATCATCAAATCTCAATCGTTTCACTGAAGATTCATCCGATAGCACGGATTCGGAACAGAGGCTGGTGATTGAAGATGAATCCCATAGTTCAGAGGCTGTTCAGGTGAAGGAGGCAGCGGCGGCGGCGGACAAGAAGGAATCGCAGCAGCCAGTGAAAGTGGAAAAACCTCTGGCAGTTCCTCCCTTGAAGGTCGATAGTATTACATTGAAGGAGGAGAGTTTGTCATTTGCAACGAAATTCCAGGAATCCCTGTATGGGATAAAATCTCCAGAACATCCAACTCTTGTGCCCAAACTCACGCAAATCCAGCCAGAAAAGGATCCATCGGCGGCAACTCTCAAGTCTCCTCCGACTGAAGATGTCAAACCCGATTTGACGTGCAAGGAGTCCTTTGATGATTTCTTCGTGGAAAAGAAGGAGGCACCATCTGAAGGTGGTGGTCAGATAAATGAATCAATCAGTCTACTTCTCTGCGAAGAAACTATCCCATGTAGTCCAGTGGCAAGTGGACATCTTCGGGAGGCAGGCGAAAGTGCAAAGAGGCTTCACAATCCTCATCCCATAACAGCTGACATCAAGCCCGTTCCCATGGACATTGAGACGACAGAAGTGAAGGTTGAACCTCAAAGGACACCCAATAGTTCCCCTCGGGATTCCATTAGTCCGGATGAta GACATGAAGAGACGGGAACCCAGAAGAAACGAAGGCGAGTCAGGAAATCATCAGAATCCGAAGCAACGTTGCCCAAGAGACGAAAAGCAGTCACCAGGAGAACGGTGACTTCGACGACAAATGGATCAGATAGTGAGGATAATTCTGATCCCAATACAGTCCATAGGACACATTTGAGAAGATCTCCCAAGCCATGTCAGTACAATTTCCTCGTGCAATTAG ATCCAGCCCTGAATAGCAGCCAGCGTATTGCGATTTTGAAGAAGAAGATCCAGGAATTGCGCAAGACGTACAATCAGATCAAGGCGGAACTGGCCAGCATAGATAGGCGCCGGAAGAAGCTTCGACGGCGCGAGAGGGAGAACAAGAAGAATCAGCAGAAGGCTGCGGCAACATGA